In one Brassica oleracea var. oleracea cultivar TO1000 chromosome C9, BOL, whole genome shotgun sequence genomic region, the following are encoded:
- the LOC106318038 gene encoding probable aldo-keto reductase 3, giving the protein MSDCGVRRMKLGSQGLEVSAQGLGCMSLSALFGVPAPKTDPIALLHHAIGSGVTFLDTADSYGPQTNELLLAKALKNNGMREKVELASKFGIIYGEGKREIKGDPFYVRAACEASLKRLDVDCIDLYYQHRIDTRVPIEITMGEMKKLVEEGKIKYIGLSEASASTIRRAHAVHPITAVQLEWSLWTRDVEEEVVPTCRELGIGIVAYSPLGRGFFAAGPKLLENIENNDYRKTLPRFQPENLGHNKILYEKVYAMSEKKGCTPAQLALAWLHHQGDDVCPIPGTTKIENLNQNIGALSVKLTPEEMSELESIGHPESVKGERFSNMVPNFNNSDTPPLSSWKAA; this is encoded by the exons ATGTCAGATTGTGGAGTGAGGAGGATGAAGCTGGGAAGCCAAGGCCTCGAAGTATCGGCGCAAGGCCTTGGCTGCATGAGCCTCTCCGCCTTATTCGGTGTTCCCGCTCCCAAAACTGATCCCATCGCTCTTCTTCACCACGCTATCGGCTCCGGCGTTACTTTCCTTGACACCGCCGACAGCTACGGTCCTCAGACCAACGAGTTGCTCCTCGCCAAG GCTCTAAAGAATAATGGGATGAGGGAGAAAGTGGAGCTTGCGTCCAAATTTGGGATCATTTACGGAGAGGGGAAGAGAGAGATAAAGGGAGATCCTTTCTATGTTAGAGCTGCTTGTGAAGCTAGTTTAAAGCGCCTTGATGTTGACTGCATTGATCTTTATTATCAGCATCGGATTGATACTCGTGTCCCTATCGAAATCACT ATGGGGGAAATGAAGAAGCTAGTTGAAGAGGGTAAGATAAAGTACATTGGTTTGTCTGAAGCCTCTGCCTCAACTATCAGAAGAGCACATGCTGTTCACCCAATTACTGCAGTCCAGTTAGAATGGTCCCTGTGGACGAGAGACGTGGAAGAAGAAGTCGTCCCTACCTGCAG GGAACTTGGGATTGGGATTGTTGCTTACAGTCCTCTAGGAAGAGGCTTCTTCGCTGCTGGACCAAAGCTTCTTGAGAACATAGAGAACAATGACTACAGGAAG ACTCTACCAAGATTCCAACCGGAAAACTTAGGCCACAACAAGATTCTCTATGAGAAAGTTTATGCAATGTCCGAGAAGAAAGGATGCACTCCTGCACAACTAGCCCTCGCATGGCTTCACCATCAGGGAGACGATGTTTGCCCCATCCCGGGAACTACTAAGATCGAAAACCTCAATCAGAATATTGGTGCTTTATCAGTGAAACTCACTCCCGAAGAGATGTCTGAGCTGGAGAGCATTGGTCACCCAGAGTCTGTGAAAGGAGAAAGATTCAGTAACATGGTGCCCAACTTTAATAACTCAGACACTCCACCATTGTCTTCTTGGAAAGCCGCTTAA
- the LOC106318037 gene encoding probable aldo-keto reductase 4 yields the protein MAEASGVKRMKLGSQGLEVSAQGLGCMGLSSFYGTPKPESDAMALLHHAIESGVTFLDTSDIYGPQTNELLLGKALKNGFREKVELASKFGISYGEGKREIKGDPFYVRAACEASLKRLDVDCIDLYYQHRIDTRVPIEITMGELKKLVEEGKIKYIGLSEASASTIRRAHAVHPITAVQLEWSLWSRDVEEEIIPTCRELGIGIVAYSPLGRGFFASGPKLVEKLDQNDFRKTLPRFQQENLDHNKILYEKVCAMSEKKGCTPGQLALAWVHHQGDDVCPIPGTTKIENLNLNIGALSVKLTPDEMLELETIVQAESVKGERYGNMLATFKNSDTPPLSSWKPA from the exons ATGGCGGAAGCTAGCGGAGTGAAGAGAATGAAGCTGGGAAGCCAAGGCCTTGAGGTATCTGCACAGGGCCTCGGTTGCATGGGCCTCTCCTCCTTCTACGGTACTCCCAAGCCTGAAAGCGACGCCATGGCTCTTCTCCACCACGCAATCGAATCCGGCGTCACTTTCCTAGACACTTCCGACATCTACGGTCCTCAGACCAACGAGCTGCTCCTCGGCAAG GCGCTGAAGAATGGGTTTAGGGAGAAAGTGGAGCTCGCTTCCAAATTTGGGATCAGCTACGGAGAGGGGAAGAGAGAGATAAAGGGAGATCCTTTCTATGTGAGGGCAGCTTGTGAGGCTAGTTTGAAGCGTCTTGATGTGGATTGCATCGATCTTTATTACCAGCATCGCATCGATACTCGTGTCCCTATCGAAATCACT ATGGGAGAACTAAAGAAGCTAGTTGAAGAGGGTAAAATAAAGTACATTGGTTTGTCTGAAGCCTCTGCCTCAACTATCAGAAGAGCGCATGCTGTTCACCCCATAACTGCAGTGCAGTTGGAGTGGTCTTTGTGGTCTAGAGACGTGGAAGAAGAAATCATCCCAACCTGCAG GGAGCTTGGAATTGGAATTGTTGCTTACAGTCCCCTAGGACGAGGTTTCTTTGCATCAGGACCTAAGCTTGTTGAGAAGCTTGACCAAAATGACTTCAGAAAG ACTCTACCGAGATTCCAACAGGAAAACCTAGACCACAACAAGATTCTGTATGAGAAAGTTTGTGCAATGTCAGAGAAGAAAGGGTGCACTCCGGGACAACTAGCCCTCGCGTGGGTTCACCACCAGGGAGATGATGTTTGCCCCATCCCAGGAACTACTAAGATCGAAAACCTCAATCTGAACATTGGAGCTCTATCTGTGAAACTCACTCCTGATGAGATGCTTGAGCTCGAGACCATTGTCCAAGCAGAGTCTGTGAAAGGAGAAAGATATGGTAACATGTTGGCCACTTTCAAGAACTCAGACACTCCACCATTGTCTTCCTGGAAACCTGCATAA
- the LOC106314391 gene encoding uncharacterized protein LOC106314391 → MNPEASTGLSSAHGDQVMLFRDVSLGPHEAELRFRLIHLWEARNPNTKILIGEEMLLIDEEGTVIQGFVPAGRVGTFDLSAGFVYKLTKFFGSRSKIQYRVADHSATVSFSWNSSLSVLENHPVLFPVDRFRFHSYDEFRANCDSKGGLYDYVGHMKLVNGQTITDHIVLDEADITEKRHLCVHVQSLEPVMKLYLWD, encoded by the exons ATGAACCCTGAAGCTTCCACCGGTCTCTCATCCGCTCATGGCGACCAAGTGATGTTGTTCAGGGATGTTTCACTGGGCCCACATGAAGCCGAGTTGAGGTTCCGACTGATTCACCTCTGGGAGGCTCGAAATCCAAATACCAAAATTCTCATTGGTGAAGAGATGCTCCTTATCGACGAAGAG GGAACTGTTATTCAGGGTTTTGTTCCGGCTGGTCGTGTAGGAACATTTGATCTCTCAGCTGGTTTCGTCTATAAGTTGACCAAATTTTTCGGATCCAGAAGCAAAATTCAGTATCGGGTTGCTGATCATAGCGCCACCGTCTCATTCTCTTGGAATTCTTCTTTGTCGGTCCTTGAGAATCATCCGGTTCTCTTTCCAGTAGATCGGTTCAGGTTCCACAGCTACGATGAGTTTAGGGCCAACTGTGACTCCAAGGGCGGTCTTTATG ACTATGTTGGCCATATGAAGCTGGTGAATGGGCAAACTATCACTGACCACATTGTTCTTGACGAAGCTGATATAACAGAGAAGCGGCATCTGTGTGTTCATGTTCAGTCACTTGA ACCAGTGATGAAGCTCTATCTATGGGACTAG
- the LOC106318041 gene encoding probable aldo-keto reductase 3, which yields MAEASGVKRMKLGSQGLEVSAQGLGCMGLSTLYGAPKPETDAITLLHHAIDTGVTFLDTSDIYGPETNELLLGKALKNGFREKIELATKFGIIYGEGEREIKGDPAYVRAACEASLKRLDVDCIDLYYQHRIDTRVPIEITMGELKKLVEEGKIKYIGLSEASASTIRRAHAVHPITAVQLEWSLWTRDGEEDIIPTCRELGIGIVAYSPLGRGFFAAGPKLVVKLDNDDFRKRLPRFKQENLDHNKILYDKVCAMSEKKGCTPAQLALAWVHHQGDDVCPIPGTTKIENLNQNIGALSVKLTPDEMAELETIVQLESVKGERYANMTATFKNSDTPPLSSWKTT from the exons ATGGCGGAAGCTAGCGGAGTGAAGAGAATGAAGCTAGGAAGCCAAGGGCTTGAGGTCTCGGCTCAAGGCCTTGGTTGCATGGGCCTCTCAACCTTGTACGGTGCTCCCAAGCCCGAAACTGACGCTATCACTCTTCTCCACCACGCAATTGATACCGGCGTTACTTTCCTAGATACCTCCGACATCTACGGTCCTGAGACCAACGAGCTGCTTCTCGGAAAG GCTCTGAAGAATGGGTTTAGGGAAAAAATAGAGCTTGCTACCAAATTTGGAATCATTTACGGAGAGGGGGAGAGAGAGATAAAGGGAGATCCTGCTTATGTTAGAGCTGCTTGTGAGGCAAGTTTGAAGCGCCTTGATGTGGATTGCATTGATCTTTATTACCAGCATCGGATTGATACTCGTGTCCCTATCGAAATCACT ATGGGAGAACTGAAGAAGCTAGTTGAAGAAGGTAAGATAAAGTACATTGGTTTGTCTGAAGCCTCTGCCTCAACTATCAGAAGAGCACATGCTGTTCACCCCATAACAGCGGTGCAGCTAGAGTGGTCTTTGTGGACTAGAGACGGGGAAGAAGATATCATTCCTACCTGCAG GGAGCTTGGGATTGGGATTGTTGCTTACAGTCCTCTAGGACGTGGCTTCTTCGCTGCTGGACCAAAACTTGTTGTAAAGCTGGACAATGATGACTTCAGAAAG AGACTACCAAGATTCAAACAGGAAAACTTAGACCACAATAAGATTCTCTACGACAAGGTTTGTGCAATGTCTGAGAAGAAAGGTTGCACTCCTGCACAACTAGCCCTGGCATGGGTTCACCACCAGGGAGATGATGTTTGCCCCATCCCAGGAACCACTAAGATCGAAAACCTCAATCAGAACATTGGAGCTTTATCTGTGAAACTCACTCCTGATGAGATGGCTGAGCTCGAGACCATCGTCCAGCTAGAGTCTGTGAAAGGAGAAAGATACGCTAACATGACGGCCACTTTCAAGAACTCAGATACTCCACCATTGTCTTCTTGGAAAACCACATAA
- the LOC106318040 gene encoding uncharacterized protein LOC106318040 isoform X3, giving the protein MIPMDNYRVPSTSTSTTGLVYPANSSMTASSGFHFTVTSPSGLKHEPSLAVEWSVEEQYILDKGLAKFKDEPQVTKYVKIASTLPDKSVRDVAMRCKWMTQKRRKGEEHSASTKVSYRKVVDLPPKLNMLSTMPHQNSTYVMNHMCQSARIPFQGSSDAVMELLRQNAHAFSQISSNLSVAKPQDNISLFHLARNNIISILNDMKEMPGIISRMPPLPVSINNDLASSLMTSTRQEP; this is encoded by the exons ATGATTCCGATGGATAATTACCGCGTACCGAGCACCAGCACCAGCACGACCGGTTTAGTATATCCGGCGAATTCGAGCATGACTGCTTCCTCAGGATTCCACTTCACTGTAACTTCTCCGTCTGGACTCAAACATGAACCTTCTTTGGCTGTCGAGTGGTCTGTTGAGGAGCAGTATATATTGGACAAAGGTCTCGCAAA ATTTAAAGATGAACCACAAGTTACCAAGTATGTAAAGATCGCATCAACTCTACCAGATAAAAGTGTACGGGACGTAGCAATGAGGTGTAAATGGATGACG CAAAAACGGAGAAAAGGGGAAGAACACAGTGCCAGCACGAAGGTTAGCTATAGAAAG GTTGTGGATTTACCCCCAAAACTGAACATGTTGTCCACCATGCCACACCAAAATTCTACATACGTCATGAACCATATGTGCCAGAGTGCACGCATACCTTTTCAAG GTTCTAGTGATGCGGTTATGGAGCTTCTACGGCAGAATGCTCATGCTTTCAGTCAAATTTCTTCAAACCTTTCTGTGGCTAAG CCACAAGATAACATCAGCCTGTTTCATCTGGCAAGAAATAACATCATTTCCATCCTGAATGA CATGAAGGAGATGCCTGGTATCATAAGCCGGATGCCACCACTGCCTGTTTCAATTAACAATGATCTTGCAAGCAGTTTAATGACGAGTACACGACAG GAACCATGA
- the LOC106318040 gene encoding uncharacterized protein LOC106318040 isoform X2: MIPMDNYRVPSTSTSTTGLVYPANSSMTASSGFHFTVTSPSGLKHEPSLAVEWSVEEQYILDKGLAKFKDEPQVTKYVKIASTLPDKSVRDVAMRCKWMTQKRRKGEEHSASTKVSYRKVVDLPPKLNMLSTMPHQNSTYVMNHMCQSARIPFQVMELLRQNAHAFSQISSNLSVAKPQDNISLFHLARNNIISILNDMKEMPGIISRMPPLPVSINNDLASSLMTSTRQPRSYIIPSSIHLKQEP, translated from the exons ATGATTCCGATGGATAATTACCGCGTACCGAGCACCAGCACCAGCACGACCGGTTTAGTATATCCGGCGAATTCGAGCATGACTGCTTCCTCAGGATTCCACTTCACTGTAACTTCTCCGTCTGGACTCAAACATGAACCTTCTTTGGCTGTCGAGTGGTCTGTTGAGGAGCAGTATATATTGGACAAAGGTCTCGCAAA ATTTAAAGATGAACCACAAGTTACCAAGTATGTAAAGATCGCATCAACTCTACCAGATAAAAGTGTACGGGACGTAGCAATGAGGTGTAAATGGATGACG CAAAAACGGAGAAAAGGGGAAGAACACAGTGCCAGCACGAAGGTTAGCTATAGAAAG GTTGTGGATTTACCCCCAAAACTGAACATGTTGTCCACCATGCCACACCAAAATTCTACATACGTCATGAACCATATGTGCCAGAGTGCACGCATACCTTTTCAAG TTATGGAGCTTCTACGGCAGAATGCTCATGCTTTCAGTCAAATTTCTTCAAACCTTTCTGTGGCTAAG CCACAAGATAACATCAGCCTGTTTCATCTGGCAAGAAATAACATCATTTCCATCCTGAATGA CATGAAGGAGATGCCTGGTATCATAAGCCGGATGCCACCACTGCCTGTTTCAATTAACAATGATCTTGCAAGCAGTTTAATGACGAGTACACGACAG CCGAGATCTTATATAATTCCTTCGAGCATCCATCTGAAGCAGGAACCATGA
- the LOC106318040 gene encoding uncharacterized protein LOC106318040 isoform X1 — protein MIPMDNYRVPSTSTSTTGLVYPANSSMTASSGFHFTVTSPSGLKHEPSLAVEWSVEEQYILDKGLAKFKDEPQVTKYVKIASTLPDKSVRDVAMRCKWMTQKRRKGEEHSASTKVSYRKVVDLPPKLNMLSTMPHQNSTYVMNHMCQSARIPFQGSSDAVMELLRQNAHAFSQISSNLSVAKPQDNISLFHLARNNIISILNDMKEMPGIISRMPPLPVSINNDLASSLMTSTRQPRSYIIPSSIHLKQEP, from the exons ATGATTCCGATGGATAATTACCGCGTACCGAGCACCAGCACCAGCACGACCGGTTTAGTATATCCGGCGAATTCGAGCATGACTGCTTCCTCAGGATTCCACTTCACTGTAACTTCTCCGTCTGGACTCAAACATGAACCTTCTTTGGCTGTCGAGTGGTCTGTTGAGGAGCAGTATATATTGGACAAAGGTCTCGCAAA ATTTAAAGATGAACCACAAGTTACCAAGTATGTAAAGATCGCATCAACTCTACCAGATAAAAGTGTACGGGACGTAGCAATGAGGTGTAAATGGATGACG CAAAAACGGAGAAAAGGGGAAGAACACAGTGCCAGCACGAAGGTTAGCTATAGAAAG GTTGTGGATTTACCCCCAAAACTGAACATGTTGTCCACCATGCCACACCAAAATTCTACATACGTCATGAACCATATGTGCCAGAGTGCACGCATACCTTTTCAAG GTTCTAGTGATGCGGTTATGGAGCTTCTACGGCAGAATGCTCATGCTTTCAGTCAAATTTCTTCAAACCTTTCTGTGGCTAAG CCACAAGATAACATCAGCCTGTTTCATCTGGCAAGAAATAACATCATTTCCATCCTGAATGA CATGAAGGAGATGCCTGGTATCATAAGCCGGATGCCACCACTGCCTGTTTCAATTAACAATGATCTTGCAAGCAGTTTAATGACGAGTACACGACAG CCGAGATCTTATATAATTCCTTCGAGCATCCATCTGAAGCAGGAACCATGA
- the LOC106313359 gene encoding cytochrome B5-like protein, translated as MIAVIGLLLCFLLSALFSIQAKRRRSNDHQETKRYPVDLTPKSYSKSEVAEHNKRDDCWIIIKDKVYDVTSYVEEHPGGDAILDHAGDDSTDGFFGPQHATRVFDMIEDFYIGQLRK; from the coding sequence ATGATAGCTGTGATCGGATTGCTTCTGTGTTTTCTACTTTCAGCATTGTTCTCGATCCAAGCGAAGCGAAGAAGATCAAACGACCATCAAGAGACGAAGCGATATCCTGTAGATTTAACGCCTAAAAGCTACAGCAAGAGTGAAGTCGCAGAGCATAACAAAAGAGACGATTGTTGGATCATAATCAAAGACAAAGTCTACGACGTTACTTCTTATGTGGAAGAGCATCCTGGTGGTGACGCCATTCTAGATCACGCTGGTGATGATTCTACTGATGGGTTTTTCGGACCGCAACACGCGACTCGTGTTTTCGACATGATCGAGGATTTCTACATCGGACAACTTCGCAAGTAA
- the LOC106314393 gene encoding glycine-rich RNA-binding protein RZ1B-like gives MQAQKSYMHVHVILLLCNCRSWWGKTLAVHVVLGLLHAVIAEELMRELGDRVISVNKAEPKGGGDDVDVDHLHYRGGYPSRGKGSHGGGAALDDYRDRFEGGDKYETDDLYTVERFTPFGGIPEHHHHLEDNYDKRDRGFDRDTYTRGASDWYVSMGPLSDEGRAYRSRLGPYDRPSRA, from the exons ATGCAAGCACAGAAAAGCTACATGCATGTGCATGTAATATTGCTCTTGTGTAATTGTAGATCATGGTGGGGAAAGACACTGGCCGTCCACGTGGTTTTGGGTTTATTGCATGCAGTTATCGCCGAGGAGCTGATGAGGGAGTTAGGTGATAGGGTGATATCGGTGAACAAGGCTGAGCCCAAGGGTGGGGGAGATGATGTTGATGTAGACCATCTTCATTACAGGGGAGGCTATCCATCCCGAGGAAAGGGAAGCCATGGAGGAGGAGCTGCTTTAGATGA CTACAGAGACCGCTTTGAGGGTGGAGACAAGTATGAAACTGATGATCTTTATACAGTTGAGAG GTTTACGCCGTTTGGTGGGATACCTGAACACCATCATCATCTTGAGGATAATTATGACAAGAGAGATAGAGGCTTTGACAGAGACACATACACAAGGGGTGCAAGTGATTGGTATGTATCTATGGGACCGTTAAGTGATGAGGGAAGAGCCTATAGGAGCAGACTGGGTCCTTATGACCGTCCTAGCCGAGCTTAA
- the LOC106313358 gene encoding LOW QUALITY PROTEIN: WD repeat-containing protein 76-like (The sequence of the model RefSeq protein was modified relative to this genomic sequence to represent the inferred CDS: inserted 1 base in 1 codon), translated as MATEYERKRLENIRRNDEMMASLNVHAKASLLSASTKRSRDHSKSLKKQQQKKKESEAPIVXRQSLRTRGLTPDSDGLPHGVSECPKGLPFPQYVSLRVLAPLPLDDGDGSHSQFVDTLSGITRKPNGETSTVTENDDDSFDLGSLCLEPHDVKRVVPERVLVVKFLPCEGVKLVAAGDKDGNVGFWNLDCQNEEEDGGVSLFKPHTYSVTSLVFQQNSFSKVITSSYDGLIRLMDVEKMVFDLVYSRDEYEPIHSLSQRPNDEQSLYFGGGEGMFNVWDLRAGKSVFNWELHKYRIHTVDFNPRNPHLMATSSQDRTACLWDLRTMGAKKPKALATVDHAKAVYSAYFSPSGLSLATTSRDNYVGVLSGANFEDTSMIYHCNNTVRKISSFRGVWGWDDSNIFVGNVAKGIGVNQTKGIDVISTKLKRTVKKLQSPLVKDVISRLHCHPLNVGMLAGSTAGGHVYVWTTK; from the exons ATGGCGACAGAGTACGAACGCAAAAGACTGGAGAACATTAGACGGAACGATGAGATGATGGCTTCTCTCAACGTCCACGCCAAAGCTTCTCTCCTCTCCGCCTCAACCAAACGCTCCCGAGACCACTCTAAATCACTCAAGAAGCAGCAGCAGAAGAAGAAGGAATCCGAAGCCCCCATTG AACGACAGTCTCTACGCACCAGAGGCTTAACCCCAGATTCCGATGGCTTACCCCACGGTGTTTCAGAGTGTCCGAAAGGTCTCCCTTTTCCCCAATACGTATCTCTTCGTGTATTAGCTCCTCTTCCTCTAGATGATGGAGATGGCTCCCATTCTCAGTTCGTTGATACTCTTTCCGGTATTACCAGAAAACCCAACGGAGAAACTTCAACGGTTACCGAGAATGATGATGATAGTTTTGATCTTGGATCCTTGTGTTTAGAACCACATGATGTAAAACGTGTTGTGCCTGAGAGAGTTCTGGTTGTAAAGTTCTTACCTTGCGAGGGTGTTAAGCTGGTTGCTGCAGGAGACAAGGATGGGAACGTTGGCTTTTGGAATCTTGATTGTCAGAACGAGGAAGAGGATGGTGGTGTATCTCTCTTCAAGCCTCACACTTATTCAGTTACATCTCTTGTCTTTCAACAAAACTCTTTCTCAAAG GTTATTACCAGCAGCTACGATGGTCTAATCAGGTTGATGGATGTTGAAAAGATGGTTTTTGATCTGGTTTATTCGCGGGACGAGTACGAGCCTATACATTCCCTCTCTCAGAGACCAAACGATGAGCAAAGCTTGTACTTTGGTGGAGGAGAAGGGATGTTCAATGTATGGGATCTCCGAGCAGGGAAGTCAGTTTTCAACTGGGAGTTACATAAATACAGGATACACACTGTTGACTTCAACCCGCGAAACCCGCATCTCATGGCTACAAGCTCTCAAGATCGTACTGCTTGCCTTTGGGACTTGAGGACCATGGGAGCCAAGAAACCAAAAGCACTGGCGACTGTAGATCATGCCAAGGCTGTGTACTCTGCTTACTTCTCACCTTCTGGTCTCTCACTTGCAACTACAAG CCGTGACAACTATGTTGGTGTTCTAAGTGGGGCTAACTTTGAGGATACTTCCATGATCTATCACTGTAATAACACTGTTCGTAAGATCTCCAGTTTCAG GGGGGTATGGGGTTGGGATGATTCAAATATCTTTGTCGGCAATGTGGCAAAAGGAATTGGCGTCAATCAGACAAAAGGAATTGATGTGATCTCTACAAAACTAAAGCGAACAGTGAAGAAGCTGCAGAGCCCTCTTGTGAAAGATGTTATAAGCAGACTCCACTGCCATCCTCTTAATGTTGGGATGCTTGCTGGTTCCACAGCTGGAGGACATGTCTATGTTTGGACCACAAAGTAG